In Larimichthys crocea isolate SSNF chromosome VII, L_crocea_2.0, whole genome shotgun sequence, the genomic stretch AGGTGGTTCTACCCAGTTCCGAAAGCATGTTCACGATGGTATCCAAGCGTTGGGGGATGTCCACAAATTGATCACAGATCTGGTCGAGCCTCTTCCCGAGCCTCCCCAGATCGGACTGCGGTGTCAAGTAACATTTCCTCAATCTGTGTCACCTTCTGATGTAGCCCTTACACCTGGTCAGCAACGGCTCAACAATGGTGTGTGATGACAGCCAACAGCTTGGGGGATTCTTTATTAGCTGCCAGCTTCCCAATTTTCCAATAGATCAGGGCCATCCCCATGCCAATCATTAGGACACCTGCTATCAAAGATCCAAATCTGTAGACATCCACGATGTCTTCTAGGGACAGAGCGTACCCAGCAGCAAAAGTCCCGCCAGGACACGTCGGTTCTCCCAGACCAGCAATCCTTTGTGAAAAAATAGTATCAGTAGTTGAGGGACCAGCTGATCAATTCCATAATTTAGGATATGAGAGACTTCaccacagaaagagagaagtagACACGAGACGAGAGGCACAGTGAGGCACAATCAGCAAGataagggagagagaagaaaatgtgactGCCTCTGGTGAAGAAACAATGGTAGCGATGAACTGAGACTTTATGCAACTTTTTCTTTGCACTAAGGACGGTGGCAGAGCTGAGGCCTGATGGTCAGTGGTGATGGGATCCAGCAGAGGGACGACAGATCCAGAAAGTTATCACGTTATCAATAACATTGAATTCAAGCCTGTTTCAGGATCAGATGTTTGTGACTTgattttaacttttgtttttcctctcatgcTCTTCACATTTAGTACAAAGGCTGCAAGACAGCAACTCTAAGTTAGAACTGAAAGAGTAGTAAGTCATTTAATCAACTTGtagatcaacagaaaattctgttttaatgattgATGAATGAGTTGTTTTACATTATAAAGTGCACATCTTCTATTCAGTtgaacaaaacatgacaaaagacACTTTGAGCTCCATTAAATTGTGATGGAGGGTTTCATTGTGTTCTAGTTTTTTATACGCCACATGATTATATCAGTCAAAGCAATTGATAACTGCTAGTTGGAGCCCTGATTCGTGCATCATATCAAACTTTTTTACTATTGTAAAGAATAGCTGTATCTCTGTTTACATGTTACCAGCAGGTGAAACCAGCTAATCCAGCATTTATTTAGACCTTAATAAGGTCTCGTGCAGGTCAGGCAGATTTACTGAAGATGAATGATCTcaaactttgtaaaaaaaataagttttttgaCTGCAATGAAAAAGAGGCTGAATATGGATCTATAAAGGAAAGTATGAGAATAAAAAACGTTTGGAAGCAGGTCTGGAGGGAATCTTCAACGAATGTACATcatgacataataataataaagaatagaTTAGATCAGTGGTccttaacctgggttcgatcgaaccctaggggttgggtgagtcggtctcaggggttcggtggagcctccgccctggaattttttataccatttgttacaacatatctttgtaagcaatcgttttttgaggatgctggacaaaaggaacagactttgctgtgaaaatgacatgagactggcacttgccaaggtgaagccacgcatatctgaactggtctctcaaaggcaacagcagaagtcacactgaggtaagttgttgtgagttcatgcactgtgttggttttgttatttgaacaaggtgatgttaatgcacggttcattttgtgcaccagtaaaaaaatcatattttattttttactaaagaagggttcggtgaatgagcatatgaaactggtggggttcggtacctccaacaaggttaagaaccactggatTAGATAGTTTCTgcggcttttattttgaaatgtagaCGTACACCGGAAGCGGATGAGAAACACGGACTCTTTAGAGGGGCGCACAGGCCGCCATGTAGTGCGCGTTGGTTGCGGAAGAGGCtgcggttgttgttgttgttgagtccgggtctggttctggttccgaCAGCGGGCTGAGAGTTTAACCACAGCGGGAATATGGAGGCGAAGTTCGGCAGCGAAGTGGTGTCGATCGTGGAAGTCGCCATCCGGGCGACCGTGTCTGTTTTCAGGGACGTCTGGGCGAAAGAGGCGCCAAACTCGGAGTGGGACGAGGCGAAGCTCGGGGAGGTCCGGCAGATCGAGAAGTGTCTGGTGCTGCAGATCCACAAAGTGTTCACCGAGCTCTCCTccgagctgctggaggagaacGAGGCTCTGCGGGCCaaggtggagcagctggaggacgtgctgcagaggaaagccgggcagctggagcaggagctggaggccagggtgggTCAGCTGGGCAGAGAGatggagcagctggagaaggagCTGAAGAGCATCAGtgacggcagcagcagcacacagaccCCGGTCCTGCTGCAGGACGACCCGCTGACAGGTGAGAGGCAGTCCTGATGACCTCATCAACCACTGATGATGGGGAATGTTATTTAATGATGTGTCTGTATCAACACAGgagcacctccacctccacctgtctccacctgtcctgctgctgaggaggactccacctccatccctcccccGGGCAGCACAGACACCGCTCCCAGCTCCACAGACGTGTCCGTGGCTGCACCTGAACCTGAATCAGCCTCGACGGTTTTCGTCGGCACAGTCGACAGTCAAGCCGTCAGTCAGCCGCTCGCATCATCGACAGGTGTCTCTGAAACGACGGGAACAACACAGCTCATCCTCAAACTAGCAGCATCGCCCGGGTCTACACCTCAGAACGCCCCGAGTCCAGACTCCAGCCCCGTCAGTGGTGCTGACGTGGCACAGGAAAAGGTCGGGCGGTTTGCCGATGTCTCACACATTGTAAAcctgtgctgtttttgtgtctgtacacAGATCCAGCAGCATCTCACCCTGGTGGAGATGTAGTGTGTACTTTAAAGGCTGAAATCAGAGTCAAATCTTTCTTTGCAAACAAGTTGTTTGATACttgaaatttaaatgattttcttttgcaTCGCAGGCGTCTGTGGAAGAGGCTCCTTCAAGGAGAACGAGGGGCACCAGAAGAGCGACTTTTAAAAGTGAAGAAGGTGTGATCAGATTTTAAACCTGCAGGATGTGACCGTGACATCAAAGTCTGAGACTTGAACAGATCTTTTAACTCATTTTGTACACTTCTTCTCTCCATTTACAGTTTCCACTGAcaacagtgctgaagagaaaaacGTCAGCTCAGGTGGAGTTCAGCGAAGAAGGCTTAAAAAGACGGAGTCACAAACAGTGAAGCAGTTCTCCTGCGAGCAGTGTGACGCCAGTTTTCATCGGAAAGCTGAACTGAAGAAACACATGAAGGTCCACAAGGAGCCGTTTCCGTGTGAGCAGTGTGGCAAAAGTTTCCTCGAAAAGAAGTCTCTGGAAAATCATCTTTCACGCCACGAGGCGAGTAAAGCCCCGCTGCCCTTCCCCTGTCCTCACTGTAAGAGATCGTACAGGAAAGAGCAGTCGCTTCAGAATCACCTGAAGCATCATCAGCGGTCCAAACCGCCGAAGCCGTTCGCCTGCGATCAGTGTGGGAAAACATTCAGGATTCAGCAGTCTCTGGAAAACCACCTGCGTCGCCACGAGAAGTGGAAGCAGATGTTGAAGTGCCAGCATTGTGACAAGACTTTCAAGACGTCGGTCTATCTGAAATGTCACATGGCCGTGCACTCGGAAGAAAGGCCGTTCAGCTGTGCTACGTGTGGGAAGGAGTTCAAGAGTAAAGACACGCTGCGCTTCCATCAGATGGTTCACACAGAGGCCAAAAAATACAAGTGCACCATGTGCGACGAGACCTTCAAATACGCTCACTCCCTGACCGTGCACAAGAGGAAACACACTGGCATCACGCCGTTTGTTTGCACCGTGTGCAACGGGTCGTACCGGACCGGCACTGCTCTGAAGAGACACAGTGTCGTCCACACTGGAGAGAAACCGTTCACCTGTCACATTTGTGGAGCGAGGTTCAGCCTGAACAACAACCTCAAGAGGCACCTTCGcatccacacaggagagaaaccgtTCACCTGCCAGGAGTGTGGCAAGAGCTTCTCTGACAACATCaagctgaagtcccacatgCTCATCCACGGCGCCAGGAAACCTTTCATGTGCGATCTGTGCGGGAAGACCTTCCTCTTCAACTGCAGGCTGCTGATACATCAGAGGTATGTGCACGCCGACAGGAATGAGGAAACAGACGGCACGCAAAGATTTTCACAGGCGAGAAGGCGGAACAAGTCATCGGTTAAACCGTTCAGCTGTAAAATCTGTCTGAAAGGTTTCAGCGCCGCATGTTCTCTCAAGCTCCATGAAAAAGGCCACAGTGAGCACAAAGAGTTCAACTGCAGCATCTGTGGGAAGTCTTTCCACAACAAATACTCTTTCAGCTATCATCAGAGGAGCCACACGGGGGAGAAGCCTTTTGTTTGTGACGTGTGCGGCAAGAGATTCTTCCACGCCGGCAGTCTGAAGCAGCACGAGCGGATTCACACCGGCGAAAAACCGTACAAGTGCGACCAGTGCGGCAAGGCCTTCAGAACAGACGGAAACTTCTACAGACACTTACGTATCCACACGGGGGAGAAGCCGTTTGAATGTTTGTACTGTCA encodes the following:
- the LOC109140023 gene encoding zinc finger protein 721-like, with amino-acid sequence MEAKFGSEVVSIVEVAIRATVSVFRDVWAKEAPNSEWDEAKLGEVRQIEKCLVLQIHKVFTELSSELLEENEALRAKVEQLEDVLQRKAGQLEQELEARVGQLGREMEQLEKELKSISDGSSSTQTPVLLQDDPLTGAPPPPPVSTCPAAEEDSTSIPPPGSTDTAPSSTDVSVAAPEPESASTVFVGTVDSQAVSQPLASSTGVSETTGTTQLILKLAASPGSTPQNAPSPDSSPVSGADVAQEKASVEEAPSRRTRGTRRATFKSEEVSTDNSAEEKNVSSGGVQRRRLKKTESQTVKQFSCEQCDASFHRKAELKKHMKVHKEPFPCEQCGKSFLEKKSLENHLSRHEASKAPLPFPCPHCKRSYRKEQSLQNHLKHHQRSKPPKPFACDQCGKTFRIQQSLENHLRRHEKWKQMLKCQHCDKTFKTSVYLKCHMAVHSEERPFSCATCGKEFKSKDTLRFHQMVHTEAKKYKCTMCDETFKYAHSLTVHKRKHTGITPFVCTVCNGSYRTGTALKRHSVVHTGEKPFTCHICGARFSLNNNLKRHLRIHTGEKPFTCQECGKSFSDNIKLKSHMLIHGARKPFMCDLCGKTFLFNCRLLIHQRYVHADRNEETDGTQRFSQARRRNKSSVKPFSCKICLKGFSAACSLKLHEKGHSEHKEFNCSICGKSFHNKYSFSYHQRSHTGEKPFVCDVCGKRFFHAGSLKQHERIHTGEKPYKCDQCGKAFRTDGNFYRHLRIHTGEKPFECLYCHRKFHQSNQLKSHLQVHTGQKLYSCQQCGRGFSDSRQLKKHSCDGSFEISPLSTSGINGGNSCPLCSLCSLLADAKMSENFVFYSQTKSIVETAVRTAAHIVNSKAENNSEESDERRTPDFDNVVEMLSREATRKIDAVFSQLSSVLHNENKTLKSDVGELQSKLKAVTVNFENARKWRENVLSGCPVLFEQSGLLFSLKPFGKLEVNKSHLTERVTGPAPVAETQTGQVAALMSCPAGGQATKEVNSEAQAAAAGRPDLAQDSTATDTTPSTNTTSQNTQDAVIREKDVLVCNVCNKSFDRQFHLLKHMNTHKEQTALACNQCPRRFRNTAAFEYHLLRHEEKKYASFKCQLCDKTFKTKMHLKTHQIVHTDTRPFICSTCDKSFKTKRSLRAHQVVHTVEKPHKCSECGESFRYAFTLHCHRSVHTGENPYKCTVCGKAFVKRDSLRTHQSVHRGKVFTCETCGAGFTLQHNLKRHIRIHTGEKPFKCKVCGKSFIQDNKLKAHMLLHGASKSFMCDLCGKTFLYNCQLQKHQKVSHEEKHGPVIRGRARERGNRRVIYRRDRTTVDLTPFSCKTCHKGFDTTSSLKRHELIHTGEMQYSCETCGKSFFYKATYDYHQRTHSGERPFPCELCGKRFIIRQALKAHKLQHSGEKPHKCEQCGKDFRIYTNYLRHLRIHTGEKPYECEVCGVKFRQLGHVKFHMQVHTGERPYSCSCCGLGFSDSRLLKKHNCTGRNQKRSLTSS